The genomic region GGATTTTTACCATACTAAGCACCTTATATAAGTGGATTTCCCTCCACAGGTGCAGATTGGTGGCAGTGAAGGTGTGGCCAGGTTTGCCACCTATGGCTCAAACTCCAGAGTCCCCATCCAAAGGCAGACTTGCCCCTGCACTGCCCAGACCTGTTGATCATGAGCACATGGGGTCCTCTGGGGGAACCACTCGCTCGTGATGCAGTTTTGAATGAGGGAATTTTGGATGCTGGATCCCTTCCCACTCTCTTCCCAAGCCACCATTTCCACTGTTGTAGGGTGGGAAATGAAGAGAACCGGCACCCTGACAGGTGGAAAGGGGTGCAAGCTGGAGCAGGTCCAGGCTATGTTGATGCCAGGAAGCAAAATGGAGGCTGCAGAGGAAGGCGCTTGTGTCCAGACCTTCTGCACACAGCTCACAGGCCTGGAAATGTGGAAGTGCAGGAGCAGTGTTTTACTGAATAGCCCAGAGAGTTCTGTTTTAGGtgctgatttcaaacctcaagGGCACTTGAAAAAGTACATGCCTGGTCTATTCTCAGCCTTTCCTCATTTTTGGTTTCAGGTAAGATGTTCCTAGTGGAGACATCCATGTCTCTTCTGACATGCCAGCACTCCCTATTTCCCTTCTCGGCCTTTTCTCCTTTGTACTTATGAGCACTTTGCTTGCTGAATGACCTAATTTTATTATCACTGACTGAAATGCAAGCTATCCGAATGCAAGTGCTGTGTTTTGCTCGCTGCTGCAGGTCCTGGATGAACATGAGCTCACAGAGGGATCACTGACTCAGGCCCAGTAGGCCCAGTGCTGAGGGCTTTTGAGTCTTGAGGCCAATGACAATGTTCCCATTTTGGCTTCTCTTAACAAATCATTACAATGTAATCCTGAAGCCATTCTACATTATAGTCTTCCTGCCAAAATATATGGTTGCCAGAAAAAAACAGTCTCTGAGGTTTTCCCCATGGATTTGGAAGGGATTTCTCCTCTCCATGCAGCTTCAGGTGACCCTGCAGCTCACCACCCCACTCGGCAAAGAATGCCTTGGAAGGCCATCTCGGTGGCAGATGATACTTGACTGGAATCCCATGGGGAGAGGCCCAAGGTAAGTTGCCATTACAGGGAAAGATGGTTTGCACACCTTACTCCTGTGCTGGAGAGAGACCTTTGCTGGGCTTGCTGTGCACACAGCAGCTTGAACATCCCGcctgaatccttcctgcaactggTTGAGTCTACACCGTCAACCCCCACACCATGGTAAAAGGATCCACAGAGCACAGGGTTTTCCGACTCTCCATTGTTACCTTTGCTTTTCTCAGCTGTCCACAGCTTCCTTTGGAGTTACTGTGTTGTGGAATTCAGGGAGTGAATTTTGGGCCCGCACACAGCAACACAGACTTAAAATAGAGTCTATGATCCTCCTTCTCACTCTCTGCCAGCCTCGGATATTGCTGGGGAGAGAGGCTGTGGCCATGGTAAACTCAGGACCAGGCTGGGGGACTTTGTCTGTGGTGGGGGTTCTCCTTGGCAGGATGCAGAGGGGGATATAAGGGAGGCTGGCTGTTCTTCTGCCCCTGTGTCCTGTTTTCTTGTCATCAGAGGACAGGGTGAAGGTCTGAAGAAGGGCAGGTGCACTGGCTCTCCTCCTTAGTGGGGGAGCAGAGGTCGAAGGATctgcagggggtggggtgggcagaATCTGTGGGCGCACGGGGGGCTTGAGGTGGGCACTTAAGTTAGCTCCCTGGCACACCTGCTGTCTCATCATGAAGTAGGTGGCCATCGCCTCATCAAATTTTCTCTGCAGTAGAGATTGGCATACATCACCTAGGTTGTAACCAAGGTCACACATGGCTACCAGTATTGCAGGGTCCAGGTGTTTTGGCAGAGGCTCCACAGCAGCACTTGGTGATTCCTGTTCACCTTGGCTTAGCCAAGGGTGCCACATAATGTTCTCTAGAGGGGGCCTCTTGCTAGGGTTTTTGGTGAGCAACAGAATAATCAGGTTTTGCAAACTCATGGAAAGGTATGATGGCAAGGCATACCTTGGGTTCAGGATTGCCTGCCTCAGCTGCATAAAGGTCTCCCCTGTAAAGGGCAAGGTTCCTGTTACCATAAAGTAGAGGAGGACGCCCAGGCTCCAGACGTCCACTTTGGGGCCATCATAGGGTTGTTCCAGGAAGAGTTCGGGGGCTCGGTATACAAAAGCACCACACAAATCTATCAGCCTCTGCCCAACCGAGTACCTGGTACCAAGGCCAAAGTCGATGACTTTCACATTGCCGTGGGCATCCAGCAGGATGTTGTCAGCTTTTAGGTCTCTGTGTACGATGCCTCTTTCATGACAGTAATTGATCGCACACACGATCTGTCTGAATACACTGCGGGCCTCGTCCTCACACAGGCGCTGGGCCTGTACGATACGCTCGTGGAGCTCCCCTCCGCTGACATATTCCATGATGAGGTAGACTTGATCCACTGTTTCCATCACCTGAAACAGCTGGATCACATAGGGGTGGCACACTGTTTTTAATATAGACACTTCAGATGCAATGTAGGAGTCTTCCTGTCCCTTCTGCTGTATTTTTACTGCAACTGGAGTCCCCGTGAGGCGATGGTAGGCAAGTTTCACCTGGGAATGGCCACCTATGCCTATGGTCCTCATGACCCTATACTGAGATGTGAGGATCTCAGAGAAGCTGGCACTGAGAAGGTACTGTGTTGTCAGCTCCTGACTACTCTCACTACACAATGATCGTAGCATcattactgaattttaaaaaagaaacaaaaagccaaaaaaagataaattgaaaataaccaagaatcaaaacaaagaaaaaaaaaaccccataaaaattaaatgaaaatgaaaaatataagcaagtatagaaaacaaaaacaaagaccaaaaccaAAATCCAAAAATCTGTCAACCAAGTTTTGTATTAGTTCAGCGGGTCACCAACCAAGAGCTTCCTGTGCTGTATGGACAAAAATCCAGCTCAGGTGAACTCCTTATATATCTGCTGGATGGCAGTTGGCATTACTCACAATGGCCCTGGTGAGGTCAGAGAACAAATGGACCAATCACAGCTAGGTGCAACCCACAGTGCTAGTCTCACAGGTCCAAGAAactttacaaattaaaaacaaacaaacaaacaaacaaaaaaaataacgaACTCCAACTGATTTTTGCTTAGGTGACTCATGGAGACTGGTATTTCTCCCTATGAAGTTGAAGCCAGTGGATGCTTCAATGGCCTCTTCATTTGGAGCCTAAAAATCTGTGATAACTTTTGGCTTTTAAAAACCTCATCCTATCTGCACTCTAGGTATTCAATTCCTTTATCTTTAAACCTGGAGTGATTGATGTCAAACTAATCCTTTGGTAGCAGTTCTCAAACATTGTGCCACTGTCACAAAAATAACTGTTCCATAAAGCACCATGGAGCACTTTTAAATCcatggggtggaggggagagaaggagagagcccTCTTCACCATAATTTTCCTCATCAGATTTCTTGTCAGATGTCTTAGACCCAGAGGCAGTGGGCCGGTATTTTCAAAGTGATGAAGGATAAAACTATCTGCCAAGAATTATAGCAGAGAAAGGAGTAAGAAATGGGGGCATATACTGGTGGGTCAGCCCCTTGGTGCTGtgtaacaaaatactttagaCAGGGTCATTTGCAGCCAACAGAAATTTCTCACAGTTGTGCAGGTTGGCAAGTGCTTGATCAAGGCTCCAAGAGCATCAGTGTGCCAaagtgcttgtttttgttttcttactctGTTACCCTGTTACCGTTTCCTCACCAGGTGGAAGGACTAGAGacattctttgaaagaaaacaatgtagcAGACACACTTGCATCCCCCATGCAGATGTAACagatgagattttattttatttgcgtTCATCTCTTCTTACTGCTGCTGTTCTTCTTCATGGGGTGGGGGATGGGTTCCTGGAGGAAGAGGCTCAGTGTGGAGCCTCAGCTGACTTTAAACTCtctcctttcttattttattgctgTTCTTGATTTTGATGCTaaaggagtttgaattcagggcctcacgcttactaggcaggcactccaccacttgagccactccaccagcccggaCTTGAACACTTGATCTTCCTTCCTgagcctctgaagtgctgggagtactggattacaggtgcaccaactcccccaccttcttcttttcacttaactttttttgagggggaatgGGGTATAAACCACACTTGCCTAAAGCCCTGGGTCCCATCTTCCCTCCTGGATATCCTCATTTTTGGCTTTTGTTCTGTTTAGCCTTGTTTTGactttgcaatgctggggatttaATCCAGGGTgcttcccacatgctaggcaagtgctctaccacagagctacatcctccTTGGATATAATTCTTAAGTCGTTCCTTCtttcccatgtgtttattgacctTTCATCCAGTCAGCTCACTGAGTTCTTCTTAGGTGAGTGTACCTGCAGACATCCCTGAATTCCATGCAGAGTCGTGTGACCCTGCCCATAAAAGGACAATTTCTCCTCCATTGtagtttttattcctttatttgtcTCATCTTACCGCGGTGTGCAAGACATCTAGTACAAGGTAGAATGTTACCAGTGATAGGAAGCAGAGTTCTCTCCTGTCTGACCTTAATAGAAATGTCTCAAATATTTCACTGGTAAGGATAAGGTAGGTTTGCTATAGTATTTGATAGGTACCCTTTATCAGGGTTCAGGAAGTTTCCTTTAATTCTGAGTTGGtaaagtttttattaggatattgtagcagggagaaggatcagaagaaaaaaacagtaggcctgagttctgataaagtagcagggaggtggGGATGGCATAGTAGAGAggtaaaacctgaggaatctgagCGTGGAGAGGGTCACATAACACTGGGGAGAGGGAAAGTCACGTAGCAGTGGGGTAAAGTAGCCTATGGAATTGCATATAACCATATGTGGATTAGATCtcgctttttgcttctgtaacctgctttcaAGGGTATAAAAGGTGGgggacccctttgttctcggggctcagcctttggacaggagtccTCTGCGTCTGTGctacacaataaaatgttgcttcctgctaaactgcctcagtgtcccatatctcagcttgaaatTCCCAAAATAATATtacaattttatcaaatgctagccagacactggtggctcatgcctgtgatcctagctacttgggaggctaagacaggaggatcatagttcaaggccagcctgtgcaaatagtttgggagatcccatccgcaaaataaccagagtacagtggactggaggtgagaTGTAGCTCGAGTTGTAGAGCgccagctttgcaagtgcaaagtgctGAGTTTAATCCCAgtgccaacaacaaaaaaattatcaaatgcTTTTGAGATGTTTGAGGTTTCTTCTTCATTGTTAGGTTGATAGATTACattgaattttacttagccaGGGTTGGTTTTAATGGTCACAGCACACTTGGCTGTTCCAGTAGTAGCACCCCTCCTTCATGAATTCCTATCCCTGTGTCCTTACTTATTTGTCACACCTCCCACATTGGTCCAATAAATTGGTTTGGTCAAGATCTGTTGTGATTTGGCCAATGAGACATTACAAAGGTGACACAAGCAGAGGCTTGAAAAGCACTTGTGCACTGGGCTTGCTCTGTTCTGCTGTTTACTGGGAATCCCGTGCCAACAGGAGAAGACTGAGGTGACCTGACGCAGATGTGACTCAGCTGACAGCCAGCTCTACAGCCAGACATGTGAGGGAGGCCGTGCCATCAGATGGCTGTCACTGCCCAAGGACTCAGGTGAGACCAGCAGACTGTCCAGGTGTGCCTGCCTGCGCTGCCAACCACAGAAtcacaagcacagagaacaggtgTTTTCAGACAGTTTTTGTGTGCTTTGTTAGTCAGTGACAACTGATACAGGGAATGTAGAACTATTCAGTTTGTCTGTAACTTCTAAATAAGTATTGGACATTTCCATGTTTCTAATAATTATCcattgttttgaaatttcataGTGACTTGAAAAGAGTTGTAGTAATTCTCATAAAGAATCCCCCACAGTATCTCGTATCACACACACTTTTTAATTCCTAGTGTgatgttccttttttcttttgttgccagAGGCTTGTcttgatctgtttttcattttctttttggttctaggatttgaactcaggaccttccagttgctaagcaggaactctaccacttgagtgatggCACCAGTCCTTTGTTTTTTGGAAAGGGTCATCCATTTTTGCCTAGATTGGCTGGATGTTGATACTCCTATTTATGTCTCCTacatagctgagaccacaggtgtGACCCATCATTCTCTGCTTGTTAATTGATGGCATATCAATAtcattttgcctgggttggccttgattCCAGATTCTCAGAACCtctacctactgagtagctgggattacaggcatgtaccaccatacctgccttctttttctaattctttaaatgggtgcttggcttatttttagccttttcctttcttgagtatattaacaaaacattttttttctttaatgatgtaCATGTCTCTCTAGTCACTGCTGTAGCTAACTCTCATAAATCTTCTTACATGATGTTTTCCAaggcccttcatttttttttccttttttttttgtgtggttatAGAAGAAACCCAGGGACTTCTGCACaataatgtgaagtggagattctctgcgctagctggaggtgtggaggggtcaaagttatgccttttctcagtgattatgcctgcaaagtgtgtctctggcgtctctccaagatttcactataggaggctcgctttctgcttcctccctctagctgccatcttggaatcttttcAAGAAAATTCTTACAAGACTACTTGTAGTGACGTGTCCAAGACCACATGGCTAGTGATACAAAGGTCCATTATTCCTTTCTTAAATAATCAATGTTAATGCAATTGACAGTAACCATCTGTCATTTGGAAGGTTGAACCAGGGTGTCAAGTAGTTTAGTTCTTACTCCAAAACAGTCAAAGACTAGAAGtattgttcaagtggtaaagagtctgctttgcaagtgtaaagccctgagttcaaaccccagtcctaccaaaaccaaccaaccaaacaaacaaagaccCTGCTAGGCAAGTGAgaagttctgggttcaatctGCTGCTCCCACCCTATCcccaaagaaaagaggaaaaagaagaagaggggagGATAGGCCCTTCCACAGAATGAGAAATCacttatcaaaaacaaaacaaaaccaaaataatgcCACACCACCAgactgtgggtgtagctcagtggtagactgcttgcctacaTTATATAAGGCATAGCATCAGCaccataaaagagagagaaagagagacagagaaatagagACTCACAACACTAATATCATTTGTCGTAACCTCTTTTTTGGGGGCATTAACTAAATTCATTGCTTTCTCCTCCAAATAGAACACTGTCCTAAACACATAAGAAAAGAGAGACAGGTCAATAATGCAAAGTCACATGAGGAATGCCATTCTTTTTTTGACGATACTGAGGAACCTTAACTCAcgtctcacatttgctaagtaggcactctaccacctgaacttttgtgttgggtatttttgaaatagggcctcttgaactatttactcACGCTGGCTATAatccatgatccttctgatcactgcctcctgaataactataACTAGAAGCATGAGTCACGTCACCAATACCCAGTTAAGGATGCCATTCTTAGGTTAGGAGGTGAGGGAGGAGCactgtgagttctaggccagcctgggctacacatgaTGCtgctgtctcaaagaaaaacaaagggagaaaaaaaaagaacaccattAAAATATATGGCAAGTGCATGtgtcccaggtacttgggaggctgacacaggaggatcacttgaacccatgAAGTCATAGGCCAATTAATACAGCAAGATTCAgtatggaaacacacacacacacacacacacacacacacaaaaccatgaGTTTTTTTCATTTGGAAGAACAACATCTGTGgcacattttctttttgggagaaatCTGTAGTGTtgatttctgatttcaaaatgtgATATTCATGTTTTTGCCACATTTGAAACGTCCTTTAAAGTCTTCTATAATCACTTAAGTAAAATTCTTACCATGGTTTGTGGAATTGATGCATGGTTTTGAACTCCTAGAACTTGGTGGAGAAAAATCTGTGCACAGTTTTTCCCAACCCAAAGCATCAGTGCCTGCGAAtgggaataaaattattttagaggaTGCCTCATAGTAAGTGTTGACACCACACCTCTGGGAGTATTTTTAAAAGGTCAGAAGGATGCGTGTATTTAGAGATTGTATAGATCAGAACAGGGCTAAAAATAACTAGTATTTACCACGATGGAGACTGTGCAATTAGTATTTGCCACAGTGACACCTAGCATGGAACAAGGC from Castor canadensis chromosome 16, mCasCan1.hap1v2, whole genome shotgun sequence harbors:
- the LOC109674016 gene encoding sperm motility kinase Z-like, whose amino-acid sequence is MMLRSLCSESSQELTTQYLLSASFSEILTSQYRVMRTIGIGGHSQVKLAYHRLTGTPVAVKIQQKGQEDSYIASEVSILKTVCHPYVIQLFQVMETVDQVYLIMEYVSGGELHERIVQAQRLCEDEARSVFRQIVCAINYCHERGIVHRDLKADNILLDAHGNVKVIDFGLGTRYSVGQRLIDLCGAFVYRAPELFLEQPYDGPKVDVWSLGVLLYFMVTGTLPFTGETFMQLRQAILNPRYALPSYLSMSLQNLIILLLTKNPSKRPPLENIMWHPWLSQGEQESPSAAVEPLPKHLDPAILVAMCDLGYNLGDVCQSLLQRKFDEAMATYFMMRQQVCQGANLSAHLKPPVRPQILPTPPPADPSTSAPPLRRRASAPALLQTFTLSSDDKKTGHRGRRTASLPYIPLCILPRRTPTTDKVPQPGPEFTMATASLPSNIRGWQRVRRRIIDSILSLCCCVRAQNSLPEFHNTVTPKEAVDS